The following coding sequences lie in one Candidatus Binatia bacterium genomic window:
- a CDS encoding LysR family transcriptional regulator encodes MTLWQLKTFATVARERSFTKAGKTLNISQPSVSSLVIGLQKELGIKLFEKLGMKPHLTEAGRRVLQLVESALAIIEKIPQEIDEVKGRHRLRIGGSALAAASFLPVAVQEFKKHHPEVDIVLKIERTDSLEKNLLEGELDMAILGWAPRSSLLAREPYREEEVCVIAPPNHPLTKKRFVSLELLMQQPLILQGRNNPIREMVEKKVVAKGLSLIRRLEVNDEFGGRDIIRSAVTKGLGIGFVSKCHVLGDVAARRLKVLTVPELKLKRTMYIVLHKRREVPASTQGFIRFLKKYKYKE; translated from the coding sequence ATGACCCTGTGGCAGCTAAAGACCTTCGCCACGGTGGCGCGCGAAAGGAGCTTCACCAAGGCGGGGAAAACTTTGAATATCAGCCAACCTTCGGTCTCCTCCCTTGTCATCGGTTTACAAAAAGAGCTGGGAATAAAGCTTTTCGAGAAGTTGGGGATGAAGCCTCATCTCACCGAAGCCGGCAGGCGCGTGTTACAGCTCGTCGAGAGCGCGCTGGCTATCATCGAGAAAATCCCCCAGGAGATCGACGAAGTGAAGGGGAGACATCGGCTTAGAATTGGCGGGTCGGCCCTAGCTGCCGCGTCTTTTCTTCCCGTGGCAGTCCAAGAGTTCAAAAAGCACCATCCCGAGGTAGATATCGTTTTAAAAATAGAAAGGACCGACAGCTTGGAAAAAAATCTCTTAGAGGGAGAACTCGACATGGCTATCTTAGGCTGGGCTCCCCGTTCGTCACTTTTAGCACGCGAGCCGTATCGAGAGGAGGAAGTGTGCGTCATTGCGCCACCGAACCATCCGCTTACTAAAAAACGCTTCGTCTCTTTAGAGCTTCTAATGCAGCAGCCGTTGATCCTTCAGGGAAGGAACAATCCCATCCGTGAGATGGTAGAAAAAAAAGTTGTGGCTAAGGGGCTATCGTTGATTCGGAGACTAGAAGTGAACGACGAATTTGGTGGCAGAGACATCATTAGGAGCGCCGTGACAAAGGGACTTGGTATTGGTTTCGTTTCCAAGTGCCATGTCCTGGGTGACGTTGCGGCGAGACGGCTAAAGGTACTAACGGTTCCAGAGCTAAAGCTAAAAAGGACCATGTACATAGTTCTTCATAAGCGACGAGAGGTCCCAGCATCGACACAAGGTTTCATCCGCTTTTTAAAGAAGTACAAGTACAAGGAGTAG
- a CDS encoding ABC transporter substrate-binding protein: protein MKLRSALVFSCAVLVGFLAVMLLHRGGYSGEASPRKALVAYASFTPSVLWILLEKDLGFFREEGVRPEFIMVRSGGVAVKGLVARNFDYVTAAGPAMDAIIRGRLPLRIVLTAGTINFWLVAQPEIRSVNDLRGKAIAISSLGSATELTTREIFKRHGLDPFRDVTFVAVGASPERLAALNSRAVHATVLSPPVNFKAVEMGYRKLATTTEYMKWPVLGLAVREEQLVQDPSGVARMVQGTLKGIRFVVSQRDYVVSKIMQMFRLNREEAIQTYDAVREESVPSGYLIEEDQRTVISMIKQSGNLTEDIPPERVFDYRFVKQAEQELKGWTPQTPR from the coding sequence ATGAAATTGAGATCCGCTCTGGTCTTCTCTTGTGCAGTCCTTGTTGGGTTTCTCGCAGTCATGCTTTTACACCGAGGCGGATACTCGGGAGAAGCCTCGCCGAGGAAGGCTCTTGTGGCTTACGCCTCATTTACGCCTTCTGTTCTCTGGATCTTACTGGAGAAGGATCTGGGATTTTTCCGGGAAGAGGGGGTCAGACCTGAGTTCATAATGGTGAGGAGCGGAGGTGTAGCCGTCAAAGGGCTGGTAGCAAGGAACTTTGACTATGTAACGGCGGCTGGACCTGCGATGGATGCCATCATCAGAGGGCGACTGCCGCTTAGGATAGTTCTTACAGCGGGAACGATAAATTTTTGGCTGGTCGCTCAGCCAGAGATTCGCTCTGTCAACGACTTGAGAGGGAAGGCAATTGCGATCTCCTCCTTGGGAAGCGCTACAGAGCTGACAACGCGGGAGATCTTCAAGCGCCACGGCCTCGACCCTTTCAGGGACGTCACATTTGTGGCGGTCGGTGCGTCCCCCGAGCGATTAGCTGCTCTCAACTCCAGGGCTGTCCATGCTACCGTTCTTTCTCCTCCTGTCAATTTCAAGGCTGTGGAGATGGGGTATCGAAAACTGGCCACGACTACCGAATATATGAAGTGGCCTGTGCTAGGGTTAGCGGTTAGAGAGGAACAGCTTGTTCAAGACCCTTCGGGAGTTGCAAGGATGGTGCAGGGAACACTCAAAGGAATCAGATTTGTTGTCAGCCAGCGGGATTACGTCGTTTCTAAGATTATGCAGATGTTTCGCCTGAATCGGGAAGAAGCAATTCAGACCTATGATGCCGTGCGAGAGGAATCTGTTCCCTCCGGCTATCTGATTGAAGAAGATCAGCGTACAGTCATTTCCATGATCAAACAGTCAGGCAATCTCACCGAAGACATTCCGCCCGAGCGGGTCTTTGACTACCGTTTTGTGAAGCAGGCGGAGCAGGAACTTAAGGGCTGGACACCGCAGACGCCGAGATAA